TTACCCCGGTAACCCCGTCTTGGCGATCAAACGCAATGTCTGCACGCGGTTGCGCGGCCTCAAAGCACGCGGCCACCGCCTGCAGCCCGGCCAGCTGGTGCAGGTCGTTGAAGTCTTTAGCCTTGTCGGGCCGATCCGCAGGGAACCTTGGCACGGCCAGCAGCGCGCCAGCCGCGCGCGCCGCTGCGCTGGCCTTGGTCAGGCCGGGGTTGCCCTCTTTGCGCCAGTCATCATCGGCGGCCACGATCAGCCGCGCATCGGGGTACTTGGATCGCAGGGCAAGGGCCACCGGCTCCAGATTGCCCGCGTTGAAGGCCACGGCCACGGCGCATCCGGTGGCCTCATGGATGCTGGCTCCCGTGGCGTAGCCTTCGCAGACGATCAGCACGCCTTCAGGCTTGCCGATGGCGTGATAACAGCCGGTGCGCCTGCCGCCCAGAAGCCCTTTCTTGTCTTCGCTGTTTCGCGGGTTGATCCGTTCGATGTTCCAAAGCTTGCCGCCCGCATCCCGCATGGGCACGATCAGGTAACCGTCGGCCTCCACCTTCACGCCGTAGGGTTTCACGCCCTTGGCGCTCAGGTAGGGATGCTCTGCGGTGGCCGGGGCTGCTGCCTGCCAGCGCCGGGCCGCCACCTGTGCGGCTTGCTGCTGGCGCTGCGCCGTGTCCGCATCGCGTTGCTGGCGCATGGCTTGCAGCTTTCGCCGGTAGGCTTCGCGCTCTGCCGGGGTCATGGCTTCCCGGGTCTTGCTGCACCATCGGCGCTTGATGCCGCTGCGCCAGCAGCCGAAAGCGCCAGCCGGTACGCCGTCCAGATGCAGCACGTACCAGCCCGCATCGTCGCCACGCTTGCCGTCGCTGGCAAAGCGGCGCAGCTTGCCATCGGGGATGATGTCATCCGGTGGCGTCAGGCCAGCGGCGGCAATGGCATTGCGGAAAGCCTCCACCGGGTAAAGCCGGGGGGCGGGCAGGCTCGATAGCGCCCCGGTGCAGCTCGCATCGATCAGCATGATGCGCCCCCCTGCTCAATGCCGTAATGGGCTTCCAGACGATCCAGAATGGCGTTGATGTAGCCCAGCCGGTAGGCAATGTCGTAGTACGGATCGCGCCCCGGGAGTTGGCAGCCGCTGGCGCTGGTGGCACAATCCGGGGTGCCGAACGCATCCCCGAGTTGTTCCGGCAGCCCCGGCCCGGTGCCGGGGTTTTCTTTTGGGGTCGGATGTTGCTTCATGCCGCCCCCCTTTCAGTCTTTGGCCTCAGCGCTCAGGCGGCGCATGGCCTCGATCAAGTCCCCGGCGCGCCAGAATGCGGCGCGGCCAATGTGCACCGGACGGGGTAGCTTGCCCTCATTGATTAGTGCGTGAAACTTGGTCACGCCAATGCGCAGCAGCGGCGGATGGTGGCGCGTGCCTTCGAGAATGTCGCGGCGGCGCAGCATGGCATCCGGGTGCCATGCGGCGGCGGTTTGCTGATGTTCGCGGATTTGCATGCGTGCACTCCTGTGGCGGAAGTGCGTGCATTGCACCCTCAAGAACGGAAGCCGTGAAGATGGGCGGGTTCAAAAAACTTGCCCACCGCAGCCTGCGATCCCAGCCACCCCCCACAGCCTAATCCACCCACCCCGGGGGTGGGTGGGTGCGGCCCGTGCGGGCATAAAGATGCTGAACAATCAATGGGTTATGGGGTGGGTTACCCCGGGGTCTTCGGGGCTCCGCCAAACTGCCAGTTGGCTACCTTGGCAACCTCTTCGATGCCTTGCTCGTTCGGGCTGCCGTCTTCCTTGGTCAGGCCAAACTGCGCGGCGTGTTCGCGCAGCCACTTTTTCAGCGTTTCTTTCGGGCTGCGCCCGGCCACCTCCCCGGCGGCCAGCCATGCAGACACGGCGGCGGCCAGCTTGGGAGCGTAGCGGGGATGCTCCGGATTCATGTAGTCCGGCACTTTCGCATCGTGGAAGAAAAACCCATTGGTGACGCCACGTTGACGCAGCCAGTCGCGCAGGGATTCCACCTCAACGGTAGATTGGTTTATGTTGTTGAATGGCACCCCGAACCCGTCAGTATCTACGAGAATTTTGCCTTTCAGCCTATCGGCTTCCAGTGCACGGAAAATTGCGGTCTTTGCGGCCATGTATCTGGTAAATGTTCCGTCAGCTTTGTAGAAACCGGCATTTTCTACACTATCCACTTCTGCCGGATCAGCTCCGGCAATCAGGCATGCGGCCTCTTGGACAGTCAATGTTTCGCACAGCCGCCAAAGCGCCAAGTTGTCGTCCTCTTCCATGTTTGCATCCCCCTGCGAATCGAAGACATCAAACGCACCGGCAATCGTGGGCTCCGTCGGCAATGGCAGCCGCGATCTCATCGGCCAGCTCTGACGCCACAGCAAGCCCAGCCACGATGTCGCTGGCGCTTTCTGGCGCGACTTGCGCCGCCTGCGGGTCAAAGCCCATCGATACCAGCCCGAGAATGGCCCGCACGTCGCGGATGGCTTTGGCGGCTGCGCGTTGCTGTGACTGCATGGCTTTCCTCCTTGGTTGATCGGCCTCACGATGCAAGGGCCAGCCTAATCACCCGCCCCGTGCCGGTGGCGAAGTCCGCCCATGCGCTCATCAGTTCGCGGCGGCGCTCGAACAGATCGGATCGCTGGTAGGCGGCCTCCACCTTGTCCGCGTTGACGTGCGCCAGCGCCGCCTCGGTCACGCTGCGGGGGTAGCTTGTCTGCTCCTCTGCCCACGTGCGGAATGCAGAGCGGAAGCCGTGCACGGTCACGCCGGGTGCGATGGCGTGCAGCGCCTTGCTGACGGCCACGTCCGACAGCATCCCGCCACGGGCACCCGGAAACACCCAGTCCGCATCCGTGCGGCGCATCTTCTGTGCAGCGCGCAAAACTTCCAGCGCCGCAGCCGACAGCGGCACCCGGTGGGGGCGCGCAGCCTTCATGCGCTGCGCTGGTATCGTCCACGTCGCCGTGCGCAGGTCGATTTCCTCCCAGCGGCACCCCCGCGCCTCGCCGCTGCGCGCTGCCGTCAGGATGATGAAGCGCAGGCACAGGGCCGATGCGCGATCCTGCTGCTCCAGCGCGGCCATGATGCGCGGCACGTCGGCGTAGTCCGCAGCGGCATGGTGTTGCCGTGCGGCCACCTTGCGCGCAGGCGGCAGCACCTTATCCAGTACCCCTTTCCAGCGCGCCGGGTTGCGCGCGCCGTCGCACAGCCCGTGCACGGCGGCGTAGTCCAGTACCGCTTCGATGCGCTGGCGCAGGCGCGTTGCGGTTTCGGTCTTTTCTGCCCACAGCGGCACAAGAATGGCCTTGATGTCAGCCAGCGTGATGTCCGCCGGGGCCTTGTGGCCGATCACCGGAAAGGCGTAGTCCCGCAGCGTGTTGGCCCATTGCTGCGCATGCTTGGGGTTGCGCCAGCCGGGGCGCTTGGCTTCGATGAGCTCTTCGGCGCAGTCGGCAAACGTGCGGCGCTTTTCGGCCTCGGTGCGCGGCAGCAGCTGCGCCGGGTCTTTGCCGTCGGCAACGGCGGCGCGCATGGCCTCTGCCAGCTTGCGGGCCTGCGCCAGCGTGCGGCTGTGCAGCGGCCCCAGCCCGATCTCACGTACCCGCTGCGTTGCCTTGTCCCGGTAGCGGAACACCCAGCTGCGCGCTCCGCTGGCCTTCACCCGCAGGTACAGGTTGCCGCCATCGGCGTGAAAACCCGGCCCGGCAGTCTGCACCGCACGGGCCGAAAGAAGGTGTAACCGGGCCGCCATGTTCGCACTCCGCCTAACTCCAGTTCTTACTCGCGATCTTACTCGCTGGCGCGGATTTTGGCGAACTTCGGCAAACATCAGCAAACGATGATGCTTGCAAATGTCTGTGAAAAATAGTGGTTTTCGGACGGTGGCGAACGGCCATGAACTACGGTTCGGCTGCCTCTCTCTCCGCCAAAAATGCAAAAAGCCGTTGCTTTGGCAACGGCTTTTTTGTTGGTCCCGGGCAACGACACCCAAACAGGCCGAAGAAGCAGACGCCCGGGACGTTGGGCAAGAACGTGGACGAAAGCGCTGGTGCCGCTTGTCTGACTCGAACAGACGACCTACCGCTTACAAGGCGGGTGCTCTACCAACTGAGCTAAAGCGGCGAGGACGACGCAGAAAAACGGGCGACACCCCCTGCACCGTCGATGCAACGTCACGCGGGCGCGGTGACATCGTCATCACGGATTGTAACCGCCCACATGCCCGCCGCCCCCCGATGGGGCCAGCGCGGACCGGTCACTTGACGCGCTTGAGCGCGGGGCGCTTGCCGCCGCCACCCGACGGCTTGTCGGGGCCGTCGCTCGTGTCGACGGCGTGGAGCTTTTGCCCCGCGTCCGGCGCGGCGTCGCCAGAGGCGGCGGCCGGCTCGGCGGGTGCCGGTGCTGGGAACGCCATGCCCTGGCCGTTCTCGCGCGCATAGATCGCGATCACGTGGTCGATGGGGATCACCACCTCGCGCGCGACGCCACCGAAGCGGGCCTTGAAGGTGACGAAGTCGTTGCCGATCTGCAGGCCGCTCGTCGCCTCGTAGCCGACGTTGAGCACGATCTGGCCGTCGCGCACGTACTCGCGCGGCACTTGCACGCGCTCGTCGACCGCGACCACGATGTAGGGCGTGAACCCACCATCCGTGCACCACTCGTGCAGCGCGCGGATCAGGTACGGCCGCGTCGACGGCAGGCCGGCGTCGCTGTCCATCACTTGCGCATCACCTTTTCGGAGGGCGTCAGCGCCTCGATGTACGCCGGACGCGAGAAGATGCGCTCGGCGTACTTCAGCAGCGGCGCGGCGTTCTTGTTGAGCTCGATGCCGTAGTGATCGAGGCGCCACAGCAGCGGTGCGATCGCCACGTCGAGCATCGAGAAGTTGTCGCCCATCATGTATTTGTTTTTCAGGAACACGGGCGCGAGCTGCGTCAGGCGCTCGCGGATGTGGGCCTTGGCCTTCTCGATCTGCTTGTCGGTGGGCTTCGGGCTGCGCTGCTCCAGCACCGACACGTGGGTGAACAGCTCCTTCTCGAAGTTGAGCAGAAACAGCCGGACACGGGCGCGGTCGACCGGGTCGCCGGGCATCAGCTGCGGGTGCGGAAAACGCTCGTCGATATATTCGTTGATGATGTTGGACTCGTACAGAATCAGGTCGCGCTCCACCAGGATCGGCACCTGACCGTAGGGGTTCATCACCGCGATGTCCTCCGGCTTGTTGTAGAGGTCCACGTCGCGGATTTCGAAGTCCATGCCCTTTTCGAACAGCACGAAACGGCAGCGATGCGAATACGGGCAGGTGGTGCCCGAGTACAAAACCATCATGGTGTGCTGGCTCCTCGACAAAGCAAAACAGTGGGTGGCCACCCCAGGGCTGGCGCACCCACTGCACGAACCGGACGGCGCCGGATCAGATAAGGGTTATTTGACGTCTTTCCAATAGGCCGCGTTCAGGCGCCAGGCGATGACCGTGAACACGCCCAGGAAGATCATCACCCACACCCCCAGGCGGATGCGGTCGTTCTTCGCGGGCTCGCCCATCCACTCCAGAAACGCGACGAGCTCGGCGACCGTGCGGTCGTACTCGGCTTCGGTGAGCTTGCCGGGCTTGACCACCTCCCAGCCGCGGAAGACCTCGGTCTCGTGGCCGTGGCTGACGACCTTCTCGAAAATAGGCTTGCGCTCGCCCTGCAGCTCCCACAGCGGGTGCGGCATGCCGATGTTGTGGAAGGCGACGTTGTTCCAACCGGTGGGGCGGTTCGGGTCACGGTAGTACCCGCGCAGCAGGGTATACAGATAGTCCGTGCCGCTGTAGCTGAGCTGCGCCGCGCGAGAGCGCGCCACCAGCGACAGGTCCGGCGGCTGCGCGCCGAACCACGCCTTGGCCTGCTTCGGATCGATCGCGGCGATCATCTGGTCCCCCACCTTCTCGGTGGTGAACATCAGGTTTTCCTTGATCTGCTTCTCGGTCAGACCGATCTCGGTCAGCCGGTTGTAGCGCACGAACGACGCCGAGTGGCAGCTCAGGCAGTAGTTGACGAAGATCTTGGCACCGTTTTGCAGCGCCGCCTGGTCGTTGGTCAGGCGCGGGGCCTTGTCCATCGGGAAGCTCGTTCCCGCTGCGTGGGCCGCGCCCACCGCGCCAAACACCGCACCGAGGGCCAGCAGACCCGTGGCAATCCATCGCTTCATGGGGTTGGTCTCCTGCAACATCAGTGGGCGTGGAAGGTGACGCGGGCGGGCACGGGCTTGAACTCGCCCAGCCGGCTCCACCACGGCATCAGCAGGAAGAAGCCGAAATAGAAGAGCGTGCCCACCTGCGAGACGCGCTCGCCCACCGGCGACGGCGGCAGCACCCCCAGATAGCCCAGGATCAGGAAGTTGATCACGAACAGACCGTACAGGTACTTGTTCCAGTTCGGCCGGTAGCGGATCGACTTGACCGGGCTCTTGTCCAGCCAGGGCAGGAAGAACAGGATGACGACGGCGCCGCCCATCACGACCACACCCCAGAACTTGGCGTCGATGGTCAGCATCAGCGCCGACAGCACGACCGCGCCGCCGACGATGCCGGCCTTGGCGACCGCACCGCCGTTGGACTTCAGCGCGGCGAGCAATCCGGCGACGAGCACCACCGCCACGAGCACGTACATCATCTCGGACGTGGTGGCGCGCAGCATCGAGTAGAACGGCGTGAAGTACCACACCGGGGCGATGTGCGGCGGCGTCACCATCGGATCGGCCGGGATGAAGTTGTTGTACTCGAGGAAGTAGCCGCCGAACTCCGGCGCGAAGAAGACGATCGCCGAGAACGCCATCAGGAACACCGCCACGCCGAGGATGTCGTGGATGGTGTAGTACGGGTGGAACGGGATGCCGTCGAGCGGCTTGCCGTCCGGCCCCTTGGTCGCCTTGATCTCGATGCCGTCCGGGTTGTTGGAGCCGACCTCGTGCAGCGCGATGATGTGCGCGACCACCAACCCCAGCAGCACCAGCGGCACCGCGATCACGTGGAAGCTGAAGAAGCGGTTGAGCGTCGCGTCGCTGACCACGTAGTCACCACGGATCAGGATCGCCAGGTCCGGGCCGATGAAGGGAATCGCCGAGAACAGGTTGACGATCACCTGCGCGCCCCAGTAAGACATCTGGCCCCACGGCAGCAAGTAGCCCATGAAGGCCTCGGCCATCAGCGCGAGGAAGATCGCGCAGCCGAAGATCCACACGAGCTCGCGCGGCTTGCGATACGAGCCGTAGATCAGCCCGCGGAACATGTGCAGGTACACGACGATGAAGAACGCCGACGCGCCGGTGGAGTGCATGTAGCGGATCAGCCAGCCCCACGGCACGTCGCGCATGATGTATTCGACCGACGCGAACGCAACCGGCACACCGGCGCTGTTGAGCGAGGCGTCGGGCTTGTAGTGCATCACGAGGAAGATGCCGGTGACGATTTGGATGACGAGCACCAGCATCGCCAGCGAGCCGAAGAAATACCAGAAGTTGAAGTTCTTCGGCGCGTAGTACTCGGACATGTGCTCCTTGTACATCTTCGACAACGGAAAGCGGTTGTCGATCCAGGTCAGGAGCTTTTCGCCGCGCGACGCGTTGGGAGGGGCTTCCTTGAACTCGGCCATGGTGGTTCCCTAGAGCTGGATTGCGGGTTGCCGTCGCCTCAGGCCTTGGGC
This region of Tepidimonas taiwanensis genomic DNA includes:
- a CDS encoding helix-turn-helix transcriptional regulator, whose product is MQIREHQQTAAAWHPDAMLRRRDILEGTRHHPPLLRIGVTKFHALINEGKLPRPVHIGRAAFWRAGDLIEAMRRLSAEAKD
- a CDS encoding tyrosine-type recombinase/integrase, yielding MAARLHLLSARAVQTAGPGFHADGGNLYLRVKASGARSWVFRYRDKATQRVREIGLGPLHSRTLAQARKLAEAMRAAVADGKDPAQLLPRTEAEKRRTFADCAEELIEAKRPGWRNPKHAQQWANTLRDYAFPVIGHKAPADITLADIKAILVPLWAEKTETATRLRQRIEAVLDYAAVHGLCDGARNPARWKGVLDKVLPPARKVAARQHHAAADYADVPRIMAALEQQDRASALCLRFIILTAARSGEARGCRWEEIDLRTATWTIPAQRMKAARPHRVPLSAAALEVLRAAQKMRRTDADWVFPGARGGMLSDVAVSKALHAIAPGVTVHGFRSAFRTWAEEQTSYPRSVTEAALAHVNADKVEAAYQRSDLFERRRELMSAWADFATGTGRVIRLALAS
- a CDS encoding ClpXP protease specificity-enhancing factor translates to MDSDAGLPSTRPYLIRALHEWCTDGGFTPYIVVAVDERVQVPREYVRDGQIVLNVGYEATSGLQIGNDFVTFKARFGGVAREVVIPIDHVIAIYARENGQGMAFPAPAPAEPAAASGDAAPDAGQKLHAVDTSDGPDKPSGGGGKRPALKRVK
- a CDS encoding glutathione S-transferase N-terminal domain-containing protein, with amino-acid sequence MMVLYSGTTCPYSHRCRFVLFEKGMDFEIRDVDLYNKPEDIAVMNPYGQVPILVERDLILYESNIINEYIDERFPHPQLMPGDPVDRARVRLFLLNFEKELFTHVSVLEQRSPKPTDKQIEKAKAHIRERLTQLAPVFLKNKYMMGDNFSMLDVAIAPLLWRLDHYGIELNKNAAPLLKYAERIFSRPAYIEALTPSEKVMRK
- a CDS encoding cytochrome c1, with amino-acid sequence MKRWIATGLLALGAVFGAVGAAHAAGTSFPMDKAPRLTNDQAALQNGAKIFVNYCLSCHSASFVRYNRLTEIGLTEKQIKENLMFTTEKVGDQMIAAIDPKQAKAWFGAQPPDLSLVARSRAAQLSYSGTDYLYTLLRGYYRDPNRPTGWNNVAFHNIGMPHPLWELQGERKPIFEKVVSHGHETEVFRGWEVVKPGKLTEAEYDRTVAELVAFLEWMGEPAKNDRIRLGVWVMIFLGVFTVIAWRLNAAYWKDVK
- a CDS encoding cytochrome b, with the protein product MAEFKEAPPNASRGEKLLTWIDNRFPLSKMYKEHMSEYYAPKNFNFWYFFGSLAMLVLVIQIVTGIFLVMHYKPDASLNSAGVPVAFASVEYIMRDVPWGWLIRYMHSTGASAFFIVVYLHMFRGLIYGSYRKPRELVWIFGCAIFLALMAEAFMGYLLPWGQMSYWGAQVIVNLFSAIPFIGPDLAILIRGDYVVSDATLNRFFSFHVIAVPLVLLGLVVAHIIALHEVGSNNPDGIEIKATKGPDGKPLDGIPFHPYYTIHDILGVAVFLMAFSAIVFFAPEFGGYFLEYNNFIPADPMVTPPHIAPVWYFTPFYSMLRATTSEMMYVLVAVVLVAGLLAALKSNGGAVAKAGIVGGAVVLSALMLTIDAKFWGVVVMGGAVVILFFLPWLDKSPVKSIRYRPNWNKYLYGLFVINFLILGYLGVLPPSPVGERVSQVGTLFYFGFFLLMPWWSRLGEFKPVPARVTFHAH